Genomic segment of Geminocystis herdmanii PCC 6308:
AAAAAGCCAGTAATGACTTAGAATTTAAAGTCAATCAACGTACCCAAGAATTACAGATATTAAACTATAAATATCAACAAGAATTAATCAAAACACAACAAACCCAATTAGAATTAATCCGCACTCAAAAGACTTTATCGGGGATTCTCGATGTTGCTAATGATGCCATTATATCCGTCAATGAAGACCAAAATATTATTATGTTTAATCAAGGGGCAAGTCAAATCTTTGGTTATACCCCAGAAGAAATTATCGGCAACCCCTTAGAGGTATTGTTACCTTCAAAATATATTCAACCTCATAGTGAAACATTGTCGCCATTTGCTTCATTAGTCAATCATGCCCAAGATACGATAACCCAAAATCAAAATGGATTAATTTGGGGAAAACGTAGAAATGGCATCGAATTTCCTGCGGAGGCTTCCCTTTCTCAATTAACCATTGACAATAAAATTATCTCGACACTAATTTTAAGGGATATTACCGAAAAAGTAGCCTTAGAAAAAGAAAGAAAACAATTGGCTTATTTTCTCGAAGTGTCTCTCAATGAAATTTATGTTTTTTCTGCGGATACTCTTAAATTCATTTATGTCAATCGAGGCGCATTACAAAACATTGGTTATGACTTAAAAACTTTACAAAACTTAACCCCCCTTGATATTCAGCCAGAATATTCTTTAGAGACATTTCATGATTTGATTCAACCCTTATTAACCCAAGAAAAAGAAATTCTTGTTTTTCAAACCATCCATCAACGACAGGATAATTCTTGTTACCCCGTGGAAATTCATTTACAGTTAGTTAAACAGGATGACAAATCTGTATTTCTTGCCATTGGTAATGATATAACCTCCAGAAAACAAGCGGAATCGGCTTTAAAAGAAAGTGAAAAACGTTTTCAGATGATGGCGGATAACGCCCCCGTGTTAATTTGGGTATCTGGTAAAGATGGTTTATGTAACTATTTTAATAAAACATGGTTAGATTTTATCGGATGCAATGTCGAGGCACAAATGGGCAATGATTGGTTAATTAATGTGCATCCCGATGATAAAGAATCCTGTCAAAATATTTATTTCTCTTGTTTTAATCATCATTTTCCCTTTCAAATGGAATATCGAATGCGTCGTTATGATGGAGAGTATTGTTGGTTTTTTAATGTTGCAATTCCTCGTTACGATCGATCGGGGGAATTTTTAGGCTATATTGGTTCTTGTACTGATATTAGCGATCGAAAAATAGCAGAGAACAAATTACAACAGCAGTTCAACAAAAATTTATTATTAACCACCATCATTGACAAAATCCGTCAAACATTAAACCCAGAAGAAATATTTGCCACCGCAGCCCAAGAAATAGGCAAAGCCTTTGAAGTCAGTCATACCTTAATTTTTACTTACCAATCTTCAGACATCAACCACAAGAAAAAAATTAATTGTGTTTCTGAATATATCAAAGACAACGTAGAATCCTTGCTAGGTTTAAGCCTTGATAATACTAACATCGAAGCCTTTTTATCCACAGAAAAAGCCATTGCCATTGATGATGTCTCCAATCATCCTCTACTGCTTCAGTTTCAAACACAATTAAAAGAAAGAAATATCACATCCCTATTAGTTTGCAGTACATTTTATCAAAATAAAGTTAACGGTAGTATCGTTTTATATAACTGCCATGAATATCACCTTTGGAGTGACGAAGAAATAGAATTATTAGAAGCCGTTGCTTCTCAATTAGGCATTGCCATCGCCCAAGCAGATTTACTCAAAAGAGAAAAACAAAGATTACATCAACTAGCCTTAAAAAATAAATTATTGCAACAAGCCAGAAAAGAAGCAGACTTAGCCAATCAATCAAAAAGTGAATTTCTAGCAATGATGAGTCATGAAATCCGCACTCCCATGAATGGAGTAATCGGCATGATTAACCTTTTACAAGATACCCCTTTAAACCCTGAACAATTAGACTATATTAAAACTATTCGTCATAGTGGAGAAAGTCTCTTAGTTATTATCAATGACATTCTCGATTTTTCCAAAATAGAATCAGGAAAATTAGAATTAGAAAAACTACCTTTCAATCTCTTAGAATCCATTAAAAGCGTTATCGATTTACTACAATTTCAGGCAAAAGAAAAAAATCTACAACTTAGCTATAATTATGCCCCTGAAAATCCTCTTTTTTTCATCGGTGACGTAACCAGAATTAGACAAATTTTAGTGAATCTTATCGGTAATGCCCTCAAATTCACAGAAAAAGGCTCAGTAACCCTAAACGTCATCTGTAATTATTACTTAGACAATCGATATAAAATTATATTTTCCATTCAAGACACAGGTATCGGCATTCCCCTAGAAAGACAAAATCGCCTGTTTAAAGCCTTTTCTCAAGTCGATGCTACCGTATCTCGTAAATATGGCGGAACGGGGCTAGGATTGATTATTAGTAAGCGTTTAGCGGAGATTATGGGGGGTACAATGTGGGTAAAATCAGAAATGGGTACAGGCTCAACTTTTTACTTCACCATTATGACGGAAATAGCGGCACAAATTATAGAAAATACAAACACTTTAATGGTAGAAACTAGCAATTCTGTCAATAATTCTCTCAAAATTTTGTTAGCAGAAGACAACAAAGTTAATCAAAAAGTAGCATTATTAACCCTCAAAAAATTAAATTATCAAGCCGATGTCGTTACCAATGGGTTAGATGTTATTTCCGCCGTGCAATCTCAGAATTATGACGTTATTTTTATGGATGTGCAAATGCCAAAAATGGATGGTTTACAAGCTACCCAGTGGATTCGTGAAAATCTCCCCATTCAACCTTATATTATAGCTATGACGGCGAATGCCATGGAGGGCGATCGACAAATTTGTTTAGATGCGGGGATGAATGATTATATTTCCAAACCCATTAAGGTAGAGTGCATTCAACAAGCCTTGAAGGAAATTAATAATTAGGGGTTGCCTCATAGTCTTTTGATGAGGATAGGTATCGGAAAGGATGTTAGGTATTAGGTTAAAGAATGAAAAATCAAGGTTTTGAGGCTTTGCATAATAAAAAAATATAGAGATATTATTAAAAATAAGGTTAAAAGTGTTGAATTTTTGAATAAAAATCCTTAAAACTGCGCACTTTTTTCTTAATGTATTATGCCTAAATCCTTGATTTTAATAGCTTTCTGAGTTATTCAGCAAACCCTAATTAACAATTAACAATTAAAAATCTCGCCTATTTATTCTTCATTCTTCATTCTCCATTCTCCATTCTCCATTCTCCATTCTCCATTCTCCATTCTCCATTCTCCATTCTCCATTCTCCATTCTCCATTCTCCATTCTCCATTCTCTCCATTCTCCATTCTCCATTCTCCATTCTCCATTCTCCATTCTCCATTCTTCATTCTTCATTCTCTATTCTTCATTCTCCATTCTTCATTCTCCATTCTCCATTTTCCATTCTCCATTAATTCGTGATTTCTGTCTTAAAACCTCTACTTTGTAACGATCGAGCTACATCATCGGCATTATTAACCGTACTAAAAACACCTACTTGTAGCATAGATTGACCATTAAAAACCGTTCGGAAGGCTTCGGGATAGAGATATTTAACCTGAGATTCTTGACTA
This window contains:
- a CDS encoding PAS domain S-box protein; the encoded protein is MFKADKKPPISDHFIIVALDTPLLDVIIKISERHFKRDNNNNNNCQNFSVSCVFVVSNNRLVGLITERDIVKLSSQLLPLDKMVAAEVMTRDLITFPSDKLVNIIDLIDIFKQHNIRHLPIVNDRTEVVGIVTPDSIRSSLQPLDLLKHRHISDVVRRNIIYGFAHQRVIDLVNLMAKENISCVVIVENTDRETLKPIGIITERDIVRYQAQRLNLKNIIAEEVMTKPLIVISENECLWNAHQIMQNNYLRRLVVVNDLGDLSGIITQSSVLEGIDPRELQGVINVLERQVEMLQTEKTKLLQKIIAQEKQNLQSVEQRSKLISDIALRIRSSLDLTTILQTAVNEILPILEVDRVIIYRFLDGDGEIAVEAVKHKRLSLEGYIVKDECFTPQWIESQTSRQVKIIENVAQANIHLCYKELLETFDVKANLVIPIIVSDSLWGLLIAHDCTNPHTWLAPEIEFLEQLSVQLAIGIKQATLLKEVQKASNDLEFKVNQRTQELQILNYKYQQELIKTQQTQLELIRTQKTLSGILDVANDAIISVNEDQNIIMFNQGASQIFGYTPEEIIGNPLEVLLPSKYIQPHSETLSPFASLVNHAQDTITQNQNGLIWGKRRNGIEFPAEASLSQLTIDNKIISTLILRDITEKVALEKERKQLAYFLEVSLNEIYVFSADTLKFIYVNRGALQNIGYDLKTLQNLTPLDIQPEYSLETFHDLIQPLLTQEKEILVFQTIHQRQDNSCYPVEIHLQLVKQDDKSVFLAIGNDITSRKQAESALKESEKRFQMMADNAPVLIWVSGKDGLCNYFNKTWLDFIGCNVEAQMGNDWLINVHPDDKESCQNIYFSCFNHHFPFQMEYRMRRYDGEYCWFFNVAIPRYDRSGEFLGYIGSCTDISDRKIAENKLQQQFNKNLLLTTIIDKIRQTLNPEEIFATAAQEIGKAFEVSHTLIFTYQSSDINHKKKINCVSEYIKDNVESLLGLSLDNTNIEAFLSTEKAIAIDDVSNHPLLLQFQTQLKERNITSLLVCSTFYQNKVNGSIVLYNCHEYHLWSDEEIELLEAVASQLGIAIAQADLLKREKQRLHQLALKNKLLQQARKEADLANQSKSEFLAMMSHEIRTPMNGVIGMINLLQDTPLNPEQLDYIKTIRHSGESLLVIINDILDFSKIESGKLELEKLPFNLLESIKSVIDLLQFQAKEKNLQLSYNYAPENPLFFIGDVTRIRQILVNLIGNALKFTEKGSVTLNVICNYYLDNRYKIIFSIQDTGIGIPLERQNRLFKAFSQVDATVSRKYGGTGLGLIISKRLAEIMGGTMWVKSEMGTGSTFYFTIMTEIAAQIIENTNTLMVETSNSVNNSLKILLAEDNKVNQKVALLTLKKLNYQADVVTNGLDVISAVQSQNYDVIFMDVQMPKMDGLQATQWIRENLPIQPYIIAMTANAMEGDRQICLDAGMNDYISKPIKVECIQQALKEINN